In Candidatus Hydrogenedentota bacterium, the following are encoded in one genomic region:
- the gspF gene encoding type II secretion system inner membrane protein GspF yields the protein MKFAYKAMNRDGKEVFGVIESDSQALAINDVKGLGLFPTVVREASKADERRARKAKKGPGEFYIGGIKVKQLVVMTRQLSTLIDAGLPLLRSLNILIAQQKASKLKDVLREISSDIQSGSTFSDALSKHTKYFDRLYVNMVRAGEVGGMLEVVLQRLAIFMERRQALKRRVKGAMIYPIAVLTIAAAIVWFLLTYIVPEFAQVFQDFGAKLPAMTLILIDIGDFCRFKWWIILLTITTTLNVIKILSKFKLTKRIMDRIVLKLPLVGDLVTKVAVARFARTLGTLITSGVPILQSLKITKETIGNEVIENAIQKVHDSIKDGDTIAAPLDESKVFPAMVVNMIDVGEETGSLDSMLMKVADIYDAEVEAAVEAMLRLMEPIIIIVLGGIIGFIVIALYLPIFSLADAISGQ from the coding sequence ATGAAGTTCGCATACAAAGCGATGAACCGCGACGGCAAGGAAGTGTTTGGCGTCATCGAGTCGGATTCGCAGGCGCTGGCGATCAACGACGTCAAGGGCCTCGGGTTGTTCCCGACCGTCGTCCGCGAAGCCAGCAAGGCCGACGAACGCCGCGCCCGCAAGGCCAAGAAGGGACCGGGCGAGTTTTACATCGGCGGCATCAAGGTCAAGCAGCTTGTGGTCATGACGCGCCAGTTGTCTACGCTGATCGACGCCGGCCTGCCGCTGTTGCGCAGCCTGAACATTCTGATTGCGCAGCAAAAGGCCTCGAAACTGAAAGACGTGCTGCGCGAAATCTCGTCCGACATTCAAAGCGGCTCGACGTTCTCCGACGCGCTCTCGAAGCACACCAAGTACTTCGATCGGCTGTACGTCAATATGGTCCGTGCCGGCGAGGTCGGCGGTATGCTCGAAGTCGTGTTGCAGCGCCTGGCGATATTCATGGAACGGCGCCAGGCCCTCAAGCGCCGCGTCAAGGGCGCAATGATCTACCCAATCGCCGTGCTGACCATCGCCGCGGCAATCGTATGGTTTCTGCTGACGTACATCGTCCCGGAATTCGCGCAAGTGTTCCAGGATTTCGGCGCCAAACTCCCCGCGATGACGCTAATCCTGATCGACATTGGAGACTTCTGCCGGTTCAAGTGGTGGATTATCTTGTTGACGATTACCACTACGCTTAACGTGATCAAAATCTTGTCCAAATTTAAGTTGACCAAACGCATCATGGACCGCATCGTGCTCAAGCTGCCGCTCGTCGGCGACCTGGTCACGAAAGTTGCCGTGGCGCGGTTCGCGCGCACCCTCGGCACGCTCATCACGTCCGGCGTGCCCATCCTGCAATCGCTGAAGATTACGAAAGAAACCATCGGAAACGAGGTCATCGAAAACGCCATCCAGAAGGTGCACGACAGCATCAAGGACGGCGACACGATCGCCGCGCCGCTGGACGAATCGAAGGTGTTCCCGGCTATGGTCGTGAACATGATCGACGTCGGCGAAGAGACCGGCAGCCTCGATTCGATGTTGATGAAGGTGGCGGACATTTACGACGCCGAAGTGGAGGCCGCGGTGGAAGCCATGCTGCGGCTGATGGAACCAATCATCATTATCGTCCTCGGCGGAATCATCGGGTTCATCGTCATCGCGCTGTACCTGCCGATCTTCTCGCTGGCGGACGCTATCAGTGGACAGTAA
- the tadA gene encoding Flp pilus assembly complex ATPase component TadA, whose amino-acid sequence MATMKERALGDILVDQGVISPLELDEALQRQRLTGDMLGRVLVRMGLCEEQDVIDALGMQSGMEKVDVTKLKVADEILRKVEPDVAKFYMIAPIREKDGKLMVAMANPMDLGVLDTISQLTGQEIVGAISNPQDVSVFIKNNYAFDTENIESTLKELIERVGDAELTLEELGTQEIVGDIDNLVQLAQEPEVIKIVNLVLLDAITKRASDIHFEVYEEDFRIRIRIDGVLHEITSPPKALALALTCRIKIMCSMDIGERRLPQDARIELKIGDSEVDIRVATLPTLYGESVVMRILDRTTVKVDIEKLGFEPNQLTAIKTCIARPNGIFLVTGPTGSGKTTTLYACLNELNEVAVKIITTEDPVELKMDRVVQVQVREEVGLTFAACLRSILRQDPDIVMVGEIRDLETAQIAVEASLTGHLVLSTLHTNSASETITRLLDMDLEPFLITSSLTAVLAQRLVRVVCRHCRKPYKPDIEEMELLGLPEDYRKAPNLAFWKADGCPACDYIGYMGRVGLFELLTVDEPLCDLINQRALAYEIRKYARRKQGMRTLREEGIIKCLKGITTTDEILAHTDKFDD is encoded by the coding sequence ATGGCCACGATGAAAGAAAGAGCGTTAGGCGACATCCTGGTAGACCAGGGCGTCATCAGTCCGCTCGAGCTCGACGAAGCCCTGCAGCGGCAACGCCTCACGGGCGACATGCTGGGCCGCGTGCTCGTTCGCATGGGCCTGTGCGAAGAGCAGGACGTCATCGACGCGCTCGGCATGCAGTCCGGCATGGAGAAAGTGGACGTCACCAAGCTCAAAGTGGCGGACGAGATACTGCGCAAGGTCGAGCCGGACGTTGCCAAGTTCTACATGATTGCGCCCATCCGCGAAAAAGACGGAAAGCTGATGGTTGCGATGGCAAACCCGATGGACCTCGGCGTGCTTGACACGATCTCGCAACTTACCGGACAAGAGATCGTCGGCGCGATCAGCAATCCGCAAGATGTGTCGGTGTTCATCAAGAACAACTACGCATTCGACACGGAGAACATCGAATCTACCCTGAAAGAACTCATCGAGCGCGTCGGCGACGCCGAACTGACGCTCGAAGAACTTGGCACGCAGGAGATCGTGGGCGACATAGACAACCTCGTCCAACTTGCGCAAGAGCCCGAAGTCATTAAAATCGTGAACCTGGTCCTGCTCGACGCCATCACGAAGCGCGCCTCGGATATTCACTTCGAGGTGTACGAGGAAGACTTCCGCATCCGTATCCGCATCGACGGCGTGCTGCACGAAATCACCAGCCCGCCGAAGGCATTGGCGCTGGCGCTCACCTGCCGCATCAAGATCATGTGCAGCATGGACATCGGCGAACGTCGCCTGCCGCAGGACGCGCGCATCGAGCTTAAGATCGGCGATTCGGAAGTGGACATCCGCGTCGCGACGTTGCCGACGTTGTACGGCGAAAGCGTCGTGATGCGTATTCTCGACCGCACGACGGTAAAGGTCGACATCGAGAAGCTGGGCTTCGAGCCGAACCAGTTGACGGCGATCAAGACGTGCATCGCGAGGCCGAACGGTATCTTCCTGGTCACCGGCCCGACCGGTTCCGGCAAGACCACCACGCTCTACGCGTGCCTCAATGAACTCAACGAAGTCGCGGTAAAGATCATCACGACGGAAGACCCCGTCGAATTGAAAATGGACCGGGTGGTCCAGGTGCAGGTCCGCGAGGAAGTGGGCCTGACGTTTGCCGCGTGCCTGCGCTCGATTCTGCGTCAGGACCCCGACATCGTGATGGTCGGTGAAATCCGCGACCTCGAGACCGCGCAAATCGCCGTCGAAGCGTCGCTCACCGGACACCTGGTGCTGAGCACGCTCCACACGAACAGCGCGTCCGAGACCATTACACGCCTGCTCGATATGGACCTCGAACCGTTCCTTATCACGTCATCGCTAACGGCCGTGCTTGCGCAGCGCCTTGTCCGCGTCGTGTGCCGGCACTGCCGCAAGCCGTACAAACCCGACATCGAAGAGATGGAACTGCTTGGCCTTCCGGAAGACTACCGGAAAGCGCCGAATCTCGCCTTCTGGAAGGCGGACGGCTGCCCGGCGTGTGACTACATCGGGTACATGGGCCGCGTAGGCCTGTTCGAGTTGCTTACGGTCGACGAGCCGCTGTGCGATCTCATCAACCAGCGCGCACTCGCGTACGAAATCCGCAAGTACGCGCGCCGCAAACAGGGCATGCGCACCTTGCGCGAAGAGGGCATCATCAAGTGTCTGAAGGGTATTACGACCACGGACGAGATTCTCGCGCACACCGACAAGTTTGACGATTAG
- a CDS encoding type IV pilus twitching motility protein PilT, translating to MAYEMVSLLRMLIDRDGSDLHLAVENPPVGRVHGHLQYFGEDPLTPDDTERLMKSIASVDNQQELQEVGGSDFGFAFEDIARFRVSIFKQKGCVGLVLRLIPRKILTFEEIGLPKSLQPIITQPRGLILVTGPTGSGKSTSLATMIDWINTNFDHHIITIEDPIEYYHTHKRSIITQREVGVDVPTFAEALRRALRQDPDIILVGEMRDLETIGAAVTAAETGHLVFGTLHTTGAVRTIDRLVDAFPTNQQEQIRTQLAGNLKSIISQTLVPRKSGFGRVAAFEVMITTPAIQNLIRENKSYRITSAIQTGHKYGMNLLDEHLLALYRKGIIKYEDALGRAQMADDFEASARAMAPEGEIIPTKAKQQSITR from the coding sequence ATGGCGTACGAAATGGTGAGTTTGCTGCGGATGCTGATCGACCGTGACGGGTCAGACTTGCATCTCGCGGTCGAGAACCCGCCGGTGGGCCGCGTGCACGGGCACTTGCAGTACTTCGGCGAAGACCCGCTCACGCCGGACGACACCGAGCGGCTCATGAAATCGATCGCATCGGTCGACAACCAGCAGGAACTGCAGGAAGTCGGTGGGTCTGACTTTGGGTTTGCGTTCGAGGATATCGCCCGGTTCCGCGTATCGATCTTCAAACAGAAAGGCTGCGTGGGCCTCGTATTGCGGCTCATTCCGCGAAAGATTCTGACCTTCGAGGAGATTGGCCTGCCGAAAAGTCTGCAGCCAATCATCACCCAGCCGCGCGGCTTGATCCTGGTCACCGGCCCGACGGGTTCGGGCAAGAGCACGAGCCTCGCCACGATGATCGATTGGATCAATACCAACTTCGACCACCACATCATCACCATCGAGGACCCGATCGAGTATTACCATACGCACAAGCGCAGCATCATCACGCAACGCGAAGTCGGCGTGGACGTGCCAACCTTCGCGGAAGCGCTGCGGCGCGCGCTGCGTCAGGACCCCGATATCATTCTGGTCGGCGAAATGCGCGACCTCGAGACCATCGGCGCCGCGGTGACCGCGGCCGAGACCGGTCACCTGGTGTTTGGCACGCTGCACACCACGGGCGCGGTCCGCACGATCGACCGTTTGGTTGACGCGTTCCCGACGAACCAGCAGGAACAGATTCGCACGCAGCTTGCCGGTAACTTGAAGTCGATCATTTCGCAGACGCTGGTCCCCCGCAAGAGCGGGTTCGGGCGCGTCGCCGCCTTCGAGGTGATGATTACGACGCCGGCCATTCAGAACCTGATCCGCGAAAACAAGTCGTACCGCATCACGTCCGCGATCCAGACGGGACACAAGTACGGCATGAACCTTCTGGACGAACACCTGCTCGCGTTGTACCGCAAGGGCATCATCAAATACGAAGACGCCCTCGGCCGCGCGCAGATGGCCGACGACTTCGAGGCGAGCGCCCGGGCAATGGCGCCGGAAGGTGAAATCATCCCGACAAAAGCCAAACAGCAATCGATTACCCGCTAA